A part of Anabas testudineus chromosome 7, fAnaTes1.2, whole genome shotgun sequence genomic DNA contains:
- the c1qtnf12 gene encoding adipolin, whose protein sequence is MRCGAGPLAVVAAVFWTQCVLLDGVDAKKERKRPKEATPQHTETYNATLSNSEEVGGNIKISENQRVDPLGSWMDFVKRPVGNFPGKCRKRKRPLPGPPGPPGPPGPQGPPGSPGAEVTQEILLQEFKEMIKEATERRAAALDRQTRPSQLPTALLTLEGMTYRRIEEAFHCKLKGPVVVDKKTLVELQNFQTPPAKGAFLRGSGMDQSTGRFTAPITGIYQFSANVHIDHNEVKRSKSQLKARDNVRVLICIESLCHRYTSMEMIVGLESNSKIFTVCVQGLLELQAGQYTSIFVDNAAGASITIQNGSDFMGMLLGV, encoded by the exons ATGCGGTGCGGGGCTGGGCCTCTGGCTGTGGTGGCTGCAGTTTTTTGGACTCAGTGCGTCCTTCTGGATGGGGTGGATGccaagaaagagagaaagaggccaAAAGAGGCCACTCCACAACACACGGAGACATACAATGCTACTCTCTCCAACAGCGAAGAGGTCGGGGGGAACATCAAG atttCTGAAAATCAGAGAGTGGACCCACTGGGATCATGGATGGACTTTGTCAAAAGGCCTGTCGGTAACTTCCCTGGAAAGTGTCGCAAACGCAAACGACCTCTG CCTGGTCCACCTGGTCCTCCCGGTCCTCCTGGCCCACAGGGACCTCCTGGCTCTCCTGGCGCTGAAGTCACCCAGGAAATTCTTCTTCAGGAGTTTAAAGAGATGATTAAAG AGGctacagagaggagagcagcagcactggacAGACAGACCAGACCCAGCCAGCTACCTACGGCTCTCCTTACCCTAGAGGGAATGACCTATCGGCGAATAGAAGAGGCTTTCCACTGCAAGCTCAAGGGACCTGTGGTGGTCGACAAAAAGACTCTAGTGGAGCTCCAGAACTTTCAGACA CCACCTGCTAAAGGAGCCTTCCTCAGAGGGTCAGGAATGGACCAGTCTACAGGGAGATTCACGGCTCCCATCACAGGGATTTACCAGTTCTCTGCTAATGTCCACATAG ACCACAATGAGGTGAAGAGGAGCAAGAGTCAACTCAAAGCCAGGGACAATGTTCGAGTGCTGATCTGCATCGAATCACTCTGCCACAGATACAC CTCAATGGAGATGATTGTTGGATTGGAGAGTAACAGCAAGATATTCACAGTCTGTGTGCAGGGGCTACTGGAGCTACAG GCTGGGCAGTACACTTCCATTTTTGTGGATAATGCAGCTGGTGCTTCCATTACAATACAGAACGGTTCGGATTTCATGGGCATGCTGCTTGGTGTATAG